Genomic DNA from Alkalihalobacterium alkalinitrilicum:
TCCTGTTTTCATAACTCCAGGATTAAATGCAATCGCTGAAATTCCATTTTGGTATTCCTCTTCTTCAACTGTAAAAGTTAGGGTCTCTAATGCGGCTTTACTTGCACTATAAGCACCAAACCCACTCGAGCCTTGTCTCGCTAGTCCAGTAGTCAGTGAAATAATTCTCCCATTTTTTTGCTTCCGCATCACTGGAAGACATTCTCGTATCATTAAAAATGCACTTCTTACGTTGTTATCAAAATGGTATTGCCAAGACTCAAGTGAAGAGTCAGCAATGGAATAGTTTTCGAAGATAGCGGCATTGTTAATTAATACATCAATCTTTCCAAATCGATCCACGGTTTCTTGTACAAAACGATGAACATCTTCTTCAAGAGAAACATCGGCTTGAACTGCTAAAACATTAGGGGAATGAGTAGATAACAGTTGTTCTACTTCTTGAATACGATTTAAATGTCGGCAGCAAATCGCAACGTTAGCCCCTGCTTGAAC
This window encodes:
- a CDS encoding SDR family NAD(P)-dependent oxidoreductase; translation: MNQLQNKVVVITGASTGLGRETTFQAVQAGANVAICCRHLNRIQEVEQLLSTHSPNVLAVQADVSLEEDVHRFVQETVDRFGKIDVLINNAAIFENYSIADSSLESWQYHFDNNVRSAFLMIRECLPVMRKQKNGRIISLTTGLARQGSSGFGAYSASKAALETLTFTVEEEEYQNGISAIAFNPGVMKTGIQAIGEDPKDIAPILLDIASQVELGHGKIITADDWKVLLEKSLSTN